From the Priestia koreensis genome, one window contains:
- a CDS encoding Stp1/IreP family PP2C-type Ser/Thr phosphatase, with translation MGVVFMTDRGKVRQHNEDSGGVFVNRYGQSLAVVADGMGGHRAGDVASSLAIKELKQYWEESEKLSSPDVASRWMKEKITQVNQHLFQYSQEHEECRGMGTTVVMAVCTDSFCTVGNIGDSRCYILNENGFSQLTEDHSLVNELVKSGQISREDAEHHPRKNILMRALGTEERVYVDIKTIEIEAEDQLLLCSDGLSNKVSTEQLKETLASSLTLEEKAASLIQQANDSGGEDNITLVIVDFTNGSG, from the coding sequence ATGGGAGTAGTTTTTATGACCGACCGTGGGAAGGTTCGTCAGCATAACGAAGATTCTGGAGGGGTATTTGTTAATCGTTATGGTCAGTCTTTAGCTGTAGTGGCAGACGGCATGGGAGGACACCGTGCCGGTGATGTAGCAAGCAGCTTGGCCATAAAGGAATTAAAGCAATATTGGGAAGAAAGCGAAAAGCTTTCTTCTCCTGATGTTGCATCTAGGTGGATGAAGGAAAAAATTACACAAGTCAATCAACATTTGTTTCAATATTCACAAGAGCATGAAGAATGCCGTGGGATGGGAACAACGGTCGTAATGGCTGTTTGTACAGATTCCTTTTGTACAGTAGGCAATATTGGTGACAGCCGCTGTTATATTCTGAATGAGAACGGCTTTTCACAGCTAACAGAAGATCATTCACTCGTTAATGAACTCGTAAAAAGCGGGCAAATTTCACGAGAAGATGCGGAGCACCATCCGCGTAAAAACATTTTAATGCGGGCTCTTGGAACCGAAGAAAGAGTTTATGTGGATATTAAAACAATTGAAATTGAAGCTGAAGATCAATTGCTTCTTTGCTCAGATGGATTGTCAAATAAAGTGTCCACAGAGCAGTTAAAAGAAACGCTTGCCTCTTCCTTAACGCTAGAAGAAAAAGCAGCGTCTTTAATTCAACAGGCAAATGATTCAGGCGGGGAAGATAATATTACACTAGTAATTGTTGATTTCACAAATGGAAGTGGGTGA